In a genomic window of Burkholderiales bacterium:
- the glgX gene encoding glycogen debranching protein GlgX, which produces MLPSITTVWPGRPYPRGATWDGEGVNFALFSEHAEKVELCLFDEKGRREVKRITLTEQSDQVWHCYLPEARPGMLYGYRVHGPYKPEEGHRFNPHKLLIDPYALSLHGSINWSDAHYGFRAGHPREDLSFDRRDSAAGMPKCRIVDPAFTWGDDRRLRTPWRDTIIYEAHVKGMTMRHPGVPPSLRGTYSGLATPAIIAHLQRLGVTAIELLPTHAFVDDRFLVRRGLRNYWGYNSIAYCAPECRYLSNGSISEFKSMVKAFHRAGIEVILDVVYNHTAEGDHTGPTLSFRGIDNAAYYRLKPENRRFYVDYTGCGNTLNTMSPCVLQLVMDSLRYWVTEMHVDGFRFDLASALARESYEVDRLGAFFDIIRQDPVISQVKLIAEPWDLGEGGYQVGNFPAGWTEWNDKYRDTMRAYWKGDRGIIGDFAARLTGSSDLYQHGGRRPQASINYVTCHDGFTLRDLVSYDRKHNEVNGEENRDGFDNNRSWNCGVEGETDDPGILELRARQKRNFIATLLLSQGVPMMLGGDELDRTQRGNNNPYCQDNEISWYDWRATPERERLCEFFARMIRLRRKHPMFQRRNFFHGRPLPGADVKDIIWLRPDGGEMTHTEWRSDARVLGAYISRKGLAEIDRQGQPLADASFLVLFSAEDREIRFQLPTYVPESRWLVVMDTAYEHRLSPAHAIGTGETYPLHARSMVLLQESGPA; this is translated from the coding sequence ATGCTCCCCTCGATCACCACCGTCTGGCCTGGACGCCCGTATCCGCGCGGCGCGACGTGGGACGGCGAAGGCGTGAACTTCGCGCTGTTCTCCGAGCACGCCGAGAAGGTCGAGCTCTGCCTCTTCGACGAGAAAGGCCGCAGGGAAGTAAAACGCATCACGCTCACCGAGCAGAGCGACCAGGTGTGGCACTGCTATCTGCCCGAAGCGCGGCCGGGCATGCTGTACGGCTACCGCGTCCACGGCCCCTACAAGCCCGAGGAAGGCCACCGCTTCAACCCCCACAAGCTCCTGATCGATCCCTACGCGCTGTCGCTGCACGGCTCGATCAACTGGAGCGACGCGCATTACGGCTTTCGCGCCGGGCACCCGCGCGAGGACCTGTCGTTCGACCGCCGCGATTCGGCCGCGGGCATGCCGAAGTGCCGTATCGTCGACCCGGCGTTCACGTGGGGCGACGACCGCCGCCTGCGCACGCCGTGGCGCGACACGATCATCTACGAGGCGCACGTCAAGGGCATGACCATGCGTCACCCCGGCGTGCCGCCTTCGCTGCGCGGCACCTACTCGGGGCTCGCCACGCCGGCGATCATCGCGCACCTGCAGCGCCTCGGCGTCACCGCCATCGAGCTGCTGCCGACGCACGCGTTCGTCGACGACCGCTTCCTCGTCCGTCGCGGCCTGCGCAACTACTGGGGCTACAACTCGATCGCGTACTGCGCGCCCGAATGCCGTTACCTCTCGAACGGCAGCATCTCCGAGTTCAAGTCGATGGTGAAGGCGTTCCATCGCGCCGGCATCGAAGTCATCCTCGACGTGGTCTACAACCACACCGCCGAAGGCGACCATACCGGTCCGACGCTGTCGTTCCGCGGCATCGACAACGCCGCCTACTACCGGCTGAAGCCCGAGAACCGCCGCTTCTACGTCGACTACACCGGCTGCGGCAACACGCTCAACACCATGAGCCCGTGCGTGCTGCAGCTCGTGATGGACTCGCTGCGCTACTGGGTCACCGAGATGCACGTCGACGGCTTTCGCTTCGACCTCGCCTCGGCGCTGGCGCGCGAGTCGTACGAGGTCGACCGCCTCGGCGCGTTCTTCGACATCATCCGGCAGGACCCGGTGATCTCGCAGGTGAAGCTCATCGCCGAGCCGTGGGACCTGGGCGAGGGCGGCTACCAGGTCGGCAACTTCCCCGCGGGGTGGACCGAGTGGAACGACAAGTACCGCGACACCATGCGCGCTTACTGGAAAGGCGACCGCGGCATCATCGGCGACTTCGCGGCGCGTCTCACCGGCTCGAGCGACCTCTACCAGCACGGCGGCCGCCGGCCGCAGGCGAGCATCAACTACGTCACCTGCCACGACGGCTTCACCCTGCGCGATCTGGTCAGCTACGACCGCAAGCACAACGAGGTGAACGGCGAGGAGAACCGCGACGGGTTCGACAACAACCGCTCGTGGAACTGCGGCGTGGAAGGCGAGACCGACGACCCCGGGATCCTCGAGCTGAGGGCGCGCCAGAAACGCAACTTCATCGCGACGCTCCTGCTCTCGCAGGGCGTGCCGATGATGCTCGGCGGCGACGAGCTCGACCGTACGCAGCGCGGCAACAACAACCCCTACTGCCAGGACAACGAGATCTCGTGGTACGACTGGCGCGCGACGCCCGAGCGGGAGCGGCTGTGCGAGTTCTTCGCACGCATGATCCGGCTGCGCCGCAAGCACCCGATGTTCCAGCGCAGGAATTTTTTTCACGGCCGTCCCCTGCCCGGCGCGGACGTGAAGGACATCATCTGGCTGAGGCCCGACGGCGGCGAGATGACCCACACCGAATGGCGCTCGGACGCCCGCGTGCTGGGCGCCTACATTTCGCGCAAGGGGCTGGCCGAGATCGACCGGCAGGGCCAGCCGCTCGCCGACGCGAGCTTTCTCGTGCTTTTCAGCGCCGAAGACCGCGAAATCCGCTTTCAACTGCCGACCTACGTGCCCGAATCGCGCTGGCTGGTCGTCATGGACACCGCCTACGAGCACCGGCTCTCGCCGGCCCACGCCATCGGCACGGGCGAGACTTACCCGCTGCATGCGCGGTCCATGGTCCTGCTTCAGGAAAGCGGCCCGGCCTGA